In one Juglans regia cultivar Chandler chromosome 11, Walnut 2.0, whole genome shotgun sequence genomic region, the following are encoded:
- the LOC108987469 gene encoding 60S ribosomal protein L18-2, which translates to MGIDLVAGGKSKKSKRTAPKSDDIYLKLLVKLYRFLVRRTGSKFNAVILKRLFMSKVNKPPLSLSRLIRFMKGKEGKIAVVVGTVTDDIRVYEVPCLKVTALRFTETARARIEKAGGECLTFDQLALRAPLGQNTVLLRGPKNAREAVKHFGPAPGVPHSHSKPYVRSKGRKFERARGRRNSKGFRV; encoded by the exons Atg GGTATCGATCTAGTCGCAGGAGGTAAGAGCAAGAAATCCAAGCGTACCGCTCCGAAATCCGATGATATATACCTTAAACTCCTCGTCAAG CTTTACCGGTTCCTTGTTCGGAGAACCGGCAGCAAGTTCAATGCAGTGATTCTCAAGCGGTTGTTCATGAGCAAAGTCAACAAGCCACCACTTTCTCTGTCTAGGTTGATCCGTTTCATGAAGGGAAAG GAGGGTAAGATTGCTGTGGTCGTGGGGACTGTGACAGATGATATTCGGGTTTATGAAGTTCCTTGCTTGAAGGTTACAGCACTGAGATTTACTGAGACGGCTAGGGCAAGAATTGAGAAGGCTGGTGGTGAGTGCTTGACGTTTGACcaattggctctgagggctccACTGGGCCAGAACACG GTTCTTCTCAGAGGTCCAAAGAATGCACGTGAAGCAGTGAAACACTTTGGTCCCGCTCCTGGTGTGCCACACAGCCACTCCAAGCCCTATGTCCGATCAAAGGGGAGGAAGTTTGAGAGGGCCAGAGGAAGGAGGAACAGCAAGGGATTTAGAGtttga
- the LOC108987470 gene encoding malignant T-cell-amplified sequence 1 homolog, translating to MFKKFSSEEVSAQNQVKASVQRKIRQSIAEEYPGLEPVLDDLLPKKSPLIVAKCQNHLNLVLVNNVPLFFNIRDGPYMPTLRLLHQYPNIMKKLQVDRGAIKFVLAGANIMCPGLTSPGGALDIDVESETPVAIMAEGKEHALAIGFTKMSAKDIKAINKGIGVDNMHYLNDGLWKMERLD from the exons ATGTTCAAAAA GTTTTCCTCTGAAGAAGTCTCTGcacaaaatcaagtcaaggcaTCCGTGCAACGCAAAATTCGACAAAGTATTGCAGAGGAG TATCCAGGGCTTGAACCAGTGCTGGATGACTTGCTTCCGAAGAAGTCCCCTCTCATTGTTGCTAAATG TCAAAACCACTTAAATCTGGTTTTGGTGAACAATGTGCCTCTATTCTTCAACATTCGTGATGGACCATACATGCCTACCTTACGACTCCTCCATCAGT AtccaaatataatgaaaaaattacaagttGACAGAGGTGCAATAAAATTTGTCCTTGCTGGTGCCAACATAATGTGTCCTGGTCTTACATCTCCTGGTGGCGCTTTGGATATAGATGTGGAGTCAGAGACTCCAGTG GCCATTATGGCTGAAGGAAAGGAACATGCCCTTGCAATTGGATTTACAAAAATGTCAGCAAAGGACAT AAAAGCAATCAACAAGGGCATTGGAGTGGACAATATGCATTATCTTAATGATGGTCTTTGGAAG ATGGAGCGGCTTGATTGA